The following coding sequences lie in one Arachis ipaensis cultivar K30076 chromosome B05, Araip1.1, whole genome shotgun sequence genomic window:
- the LOC107642429 gene encoding LRR receptor-like serine/threonine-protein kinase FEI 1 isoform X3 encodes MNSIAMGICLMKRQWPWLLCVLLLHITMKKYEAISPDGEVLNNFRLSVASSDGVLLQWRPEDPDPCKWNGVKCDPKTKRVTHLALHSNNFYGTIPSELGNCTELQGIFLQGNYLSGVIPSEIGNLSQLQNLDISSNSLSGNIPASLGRLYNLKYFNVSTNFLVGPIPADGVLANFTGSSFVGNRGLCGVQLNSTCKADGSPGTNIQSNSSDQNQNGKKKYSGRLLISASATVGALLLVALMCFWGCFLYKKFGKTDKISLAMDVSGGASIVMFHGDLPYSSKDIIKKLETLNEEHIIGIGGFGTVYKLAMDDGNVFALKRIVKLNEGFDRFFERELEILGSIKHRHLVNLRGYCNSPTSKLLIYDYLPGGSLDEALHERSEQLDWDSRLNIIMGAAKGLAYLHHDCSPRIIHRDIKSSNILLDGNLDARVSDFGLAKLLEDEESHITTIVAGTFGYLAPEYMQSGRATEKTDVYSFGVLTLEVLSGKRPTDASFIEKGLNIVGWLNFLITENRRREIVDPHCEGIQVESLDALLSVAIQCISSSPEDRPTMHRVVQLLESEVLTPCPSDFYDSE; translated from the exons ATGAACAGCATTGCTATGGGCATTTGTCTGATGAAACGGCAATGGCCATGGCTTCTTTGTGTTCTGCTGCTACACATTACGATGAAAAAATACGAAGCAATCAGTCCTGATG GTGAGGTTCTTAACAACTTCAGGCTATCAGTTGCTAGCTCAGATGGCGTCCTGTTACAATGGAGACCCGAGGATCCTGATCCATGTAAATGGAATGGAGTGAAGTGCGATCCCAAGACCAAAAGAGTTACACATCT CGCTCTTCACAGCAACAACTTCTATGGGACAATTCCATCAGAATTGGGAAACTGCACTGAATTGCAGGGAAT CTTTTTACAGGGTAATTACCTTAGTGGAGTGATTCCAAGTGAAATAGGAAATCTCTCACAGCTCCAAAATTT GGACATATCAAGCAACTCGCTTAGTGGGAATATCCCAGCATCGCTTGGGAGGTTGTATAATCTCAAATATTT TAATGTATCTACCAATTTTCTGGTTGGGCCAATACCTGCTGACGGTGTCCTTGCCAATTTTACTGGAAGCTC CTTTGTTGGAAATCGTGGTTTGTGTGGGGTTCAACTCAATTCAACATGTAAAGCTGATGGTTCGCCTGGGACAAATATTCAATCTAATTCTTCAG ACCAAAATCAAAATGGAAAGAAGAAATATTCTGGCAGGCTGCTCATCAGTGCATCAGCAACTGTGGGTGCACTACTTTTGGTGGCACTTATGTGCTTCTGGGGTTGTTTTCTTTATAAGAAATTTGGTAAAACTGACAAAATAAGTCTTGCAATGGATGTTAGTGGAG GTGCATCAATTGTCATGTTCCATGGTGACCTACCGTATTCTTCGAAAGACATTATTAAGAAACTTGAAACTTTAAATGAGGAACACATAATAGGGATAGGGGGGTTTGGAACTGTTTACAAGCTTGCAATGGATGATGGGAATGTATTTGCCTTGAAAAGAATAGTAAAGTTGAATGAGGGCTTTGACCGGTTTTTTGAGAGGGAGCTTGAAATTCTTGGTAGCATCAAACACCGTCATCTAGTGAACTTACGTGGATATTGCAATTCACCTACATCAAAGTTGTTAATATATGACTACCTACCTGGTGGTAGTCTTGACGAAGCTCTTCATG AAAGATCCGAGCAACTAGACTGGGATTCACGCTTGAATATAATTATGGGAGCTGCAAAAGGGCTTGCCTACTTGCATCATGATTGTTCACCTAGGATCATACATCGAGACATAAAATCAAGTAACATTTTGCTTGATGGAAATTTGGATGCCCGAGTCTCTGATTTTGGACTAGCCAAACTTTTGGAGGATGAAGAATCCCACATCACCACGATTGTTGCTGGAACGTTTGGTTATCTAGCTCCTG AGTATATGCAAAGTGGTAGAGCAACTGAGAAGACTGATGTCTATAGTTTTGGTGTGTTGACACTTGAAGTGCTAAGTGGAAAGCGGCCGACAGACGCTTCATTCATTGAAAAGGGTCTCAATATTGTTGGCtgg CTGAATTTTCTTATTACTGAAAATAGGCGGAGGGAAATAGTCGATCCGCATTGCGAAGGGATACAGGTTGAGAGCCTTGACGCCTTGCTCTCTGTGGCTATTCAATGCATTTCATCCAGTCCAGAGGATCGACCAACGATGCACCGAGTTGTACAGTTGCTTGAATCGGAGGTCTTGACTCCATGCCCAAGTGATTTCTATGACTCCGAGTAG
- the LOC107642429 gene encoding LRR receptor-like serine/threonine-protein kinase FEI 2 isoform X1, protein MNSIAMGICLMKRQWPWLLCVLLLHITMKKYEAISPDGEVLNNFRLSVASSDGVLLQWRPEDPDPCKWNGVKCDPKTKRVTHLILSRHKLSGSISPDLGKLEHLRVLALHSNNFYGTIPSELGNCTELQGIFLQGNYLSGVIPSEIGNLSQLQNLDISSNSLSGNIPASLGRLYNLKYFNVSTNFLVGPIPADGVLANFTGSSFVGNRGLCGVQLNSTCKADGSPGTNIQSNSSDQNQNGKKKYSGRLLISASATVGALLLVALMCFWGCFLYKKFGKTDKISLAMDVSGGASIVMFHGDLPYSSKDIIKKLETLNEEHIIGIGGFGTVYKLAMDDGNVFALKRIVKLNEGFDRFFERELEILGSIKHRHLVNLRGYCNSPTSKLLIYDYLPGGSLDEALHERSEQLDWDSRLNIIMGAAKGLAYLHHDCSPRIIHRDIKSSNILLDGNLDARVSDFGLAKLLEDEESHITTIVAGTFGYLAPEYMQSGRATEKTDVYSFGVLTLEVLSGKRPTDASFIEKGLNIVGWLNFLITENRRREIVDPHCEGIQVESLDALLSVAIQCISSSPEDRPTMHRVVQLLESEVLTPCPSDFYDSE, encoded by the exons ATGAACAGCATTGCTATGGGCATTTGTCTGATGAAACGGCAATGGCCATGGCTTCTTTGTGTTCTGCTGCTACACATTACGATGAAAAAATACGAAGCAATCAGTCCTGATG GTGAGGTTCTTAACAACTTCAGGCTATCAGTTGCTAGCTCAGATGGCGTCCTGTTACAATGGAGACCCGAGGATCCTGATCCATGTAAATGGAATGGAGTGAAGTGCGATCCCAAGACCAAAAGAGTTACACATCT GATTCTATCTCGCCATAAGTTGAGTGGGTCTATATCTCCTGACCTTGGGAAGCTAGAGCATTTAAGGGTTCT CGCTCTTCACAGCAACAACTTCTATGGGACAATTCCATCAGAATTGGGAAACTGCACTGAATTGCAGGGAAT CTTTTTACAGGGTAATTACCTTAGTGGAGTGATTCCAAGTGAAATAGGAAATCTCTCACAGCTCCAAAATTT GGACATATCAAGCAACTCGCTTAGTGGGAATATCCCAGCATCGCTTGGGAGGTTGTATAATCTCAAATATTT TAATGTATCTACCAATTTTCTGGTTGGGCCAATACCTGCTGACGGTGTCCTTGCCAATTTTACTGGAAGCTC CTTTGTTGGAAATCGTGGTTTGTGTGGGGTTCAACTCAATTCAACATGTAAAGCTGATGGTTCGCCTGGGACAAATATTCAATCTAATTCTTCAG ACCAAAATCAAAATGGAAAGAAGAAATATTCTGGCAGGCTGCTCATCAGTGCATCAGCAACTGTGGGTGCACTACTTTTGGTGGCACTTATGTGCTTCTGGGGTTGTTTTCTTTATAAGAAATTTGGTAAAACTGACAAAATAAGTCTTGCAATGGATGTTAGTGGAG GTGCATCAATTGTCATGTTCCATGGTGACCTACCGTATTCTTCGAAAGACATTATTAAGAAACTTGAAACTTTAAATGAGGAACACATAATAGGGATAGGGGGGTTTGGAACTGTTTACAAGCTTGCAATGGATGATGGGAATGTATTTGCCTTGAAAAGAATAGTAAAGTTGAATGAGGGCTTTGACCGGTTTTTTGAGAGGGAGCTTGAAATTCTTGGTAGCATCAAACACCGTCATCTAGTGAACTTACGTGGATATTGCAATTCACCTACATCAAAGTTGTTAATATATGACTACCTACCTGGTGGTAGTCTTGACGAAGCTCTTCATG AAAGATCCGAGCAACTAGACTGGGATTCACGCTTGAATATAATTATGGGAGCTGCAAAAGGGCTTGCCTACTTGCATCATGATTGTTCACCTAGGATCATACATCGAGACATAAAATCAAGTAACATTTTGCTTGATGGAAATTTGGATGCCCGAGTCTCTGATTTTGGACTAGCCAAACTTTTGGAGGATGAAGAATCCCACATCACCACGATTGTTGCTGGAACGTTTGGTTATCTAGCTCCTG AGTATATGCAAAGTGGTAGAGCAACTGAGAAGACTGATGTCTATAGTTTTGGTGTGTTGACACTTGAAGTGCTAAGTGGAAAGCGGCCGACAGACGCTTCATTCATTGAAAAGGGTCTCAATATTGTTGGCtgg CTGAATTTTCTTATTACTGAAAATAGGCGGAGGGAAATAGTCGATCCGCATTGCGAAGGGATACAGGTTGAGAGCCTTGACGCCTTGCTCTCTGTGGCTATTCAATGCATTTCATCCAGTCCAGAGGATCGACCAACGATGCACCGAGTTGTACAGTTGCTTGAATCGGAGGTCTTGACTCCATGCCCAAGTGATTTCTATGACTCCGAGTAG
- the LOC107639945 gene encoding uncharacterized protein LOC107639945 codes for MAQINRWLNLHPDLLYQITEHLYPWLLLPGTTHGSSLSHILEKEQIYHVMFSDFDVKDNLIYGSGYGWLITVVISGGAIRMLNPFTKSHLDLPPISTFPDVVRYQRDWWRWRGGEYILVELSDGWIYTIDAITFHKNEIWKIVISSPPENDDFMAVAIYGECGKLAVCKLNDKRWTEIPMEEISPFFQDVIFFQDKIYAVDFDTNLYEFDKKVIMDEREEAPASTLAATVLHWRNM; via the exons ATGGCCCAAATTAATCGATGGTTGAACCTTCATCCTGATCTTCTGTATCAAATTACGGAGCATCT ATATCCGTGGCTGTTGTTACCCGGCACTACTCACGGCTCTTCTTTGAGCCATATTCTTGAAAAGGAGCAGATCTACCATGTTATGTTCTCCGATTTTGATGTTAAAGACAACTTAATTTATGGTTCTGGCTATGGATGGTTGATTACTGTTGTTATATCCGGAGGAGCAATACGAATGTTGAATCCTTTTACTAAATCTCATCTTGATCTTCCTCCAATTTCAACTTTTCCAGATGTGGTTCGTTATCAACGTGACTGGTGGCGGTGGCGCGGGGGTGAATATATTCTGGTGGAACTTAGTGACGGTTGGATATATACTATTGACGCCATTACTTTTCATAAGAATGAGATTTGGAAGATTGTGATATCCTCCCCTCCTGAGAATGACGATTTCATGGCAGTGGCTATATATGGAGAGTGCGGCAAGTTGGCCGTTTGTAAGCTGAATGACAAGAGATGGACAGAAATTCCAATGGAAGAGATATCGCCATTCTTTCAAGATGTCATATTTTTCCAAGACAAGATATACGCTGTAGACTTTGATACAAATCTGTATGAGTTTGATAAGAAGGTCATTATGGACG
- the LOC107642429 gene encoding LRR receptor-like serine/threonine-protein kinase FEI 1 isoform X4, translating to MNSIAMGICLMKRQWPWLLCVLLLHITMKKYEAISPDGEVLNNFRLSVASSDGVLLQWRPEDPDPCKWNGVKCDPKTKRVTHLILSRHKLSGSISPDLGKLEHLRVLALHSNNFYGTIPSELGNCTELQGIFLQGNYLSGVIPSEIGNLSQLQNLDISSNSLSGNIPASLGRLYNLKYFNVSTNFLVGPIPADGVLANFTGSSFVGNRGLCGVQLNSTCKADGSPGTNIQSNSSDQNQNGKKKYSGRLLISASATVGALLLVALMCFWGCFLYKKFGKTDKISLAMDVSGGASIVMFHGDLPYSSKDIIKKLETLNEEHIIGIGGFGTVYKLAMDDGNVFALKRIVKLNEGFDRFFERELEILGSIKHRHLVNLRGYCNSPTSKLLIYDYLPGGSLDEALHERSEQLDWDSRLNIIMGAAKGLAYLHHDCSPRIIHRDIKSSNILLDGNLDARVSDFGLAKLLEDEESHITTIVAGTFGYLAPAEFSYY from the exons ATGAACAGCATTGCTATGGGCATTTGTCTGATGAAACGGCAATGGCCATGGCTTCTTTGTGTTCTGCTGCTACACATTACGATGAAAAAATACGAAGCAATCAGTCCTGATG GTGAGGTTCTTAACAACTTCAGGCTATCAGTTGCTAGCTCAGATGGCGTCCTGTTACAATGGAGACCCGAGGATCCTGATCCATGTAAATGGAATGGAGTGAAGTGCGATCCCAAGACCAAAAGAGTTACACATCT GATTCTATCTCGCCATAAGTTGAGTGGGTCTATATCTCCTGACCTTGGGAAGCTAGAGCATTTAAGGGTTCT CGCTCTTCACAGCAACAACTTCTATGGGACAATTCCATCAGAATTGGGAAACTGCACTGAATTGCAGGGAAT CTTTTTACAGGGTAATTACCTTAGTGGAGTGATTCCAAGTGAAATAGGAAATCTCTCACAGCTCCAAAATTT GGACATATCAAGCAACTCGCTTAGTGGGAATATCCCAGCATCGCTTGGGAGGTTGTATAATCTCAAATATTT TAATGTATCTACCAATTTTCTGGTTGGGCCAATACCTGCTGACGGTGTCCTTGCCAATTTTACTGGAAGCTC CTTTGTTGGAAATCGTGGTTTGTGTGGGGTTCAACTCAATTCAACATGTAAAGCTGATGGTTCGCCTGGGACAAATATTCAATCTAATTCTTCAG ACCAAAATCAAAATGGAAAGAAGAAATATTCTGGCAGGCTGCTCATCAGTGCATCAGCAACTGTGGGTGCACTACTTTTGGTGGCACTTATGTGCTTCTGGGGTTGTTTTCTTTATAAGAAATTTGGTAAAACTGACAAAATAAGTCTTGCAATGGATGTTAGTGGAG GTGCATCAATTGTCATGTTCCATGGTGACCTACCGTATTCTTCGAAAGACATTATTAAGAAACTTGAAACTTTAAATGAGGAACACATAATAGGGATAGGGGGGTTTGGAACTGTTTACAAGCTTGCAATGGATGATGGGAATGTATTTGCCTTGAAAAGAATAGTAAAGTTGAATGAGGGCTTTGACCGGTTTTTTGAGAGGGAGCTTGAAATTCTTGGTAGCATCAAACACCGTCATCTAGTGAACTTACGTGGATATTGCAATTCACCTACATCAAAGTTGTTAATATATGACTACCTACCTGGTGGTAGTCTTGACGAAGCTCTTCATG AAAGATCCGAGCAACTAGACTGGGATTCACGCTTGAATATAATTATGGGAGCTGCAAAAGGGCTTGCCTACTTGCATCATGATTGTTCACCTAGGATCATACATCGAGACATAAAATCAAGTAACATTTTGCTTGATGGAAATTTGGATGCCCGAGTCTCTGATTTTGGACTAGCCAAACTTTTGGAGGATGAAGAATCCCACATCACCACGATTGTTGCTGGAACGTTTGGTTATCTAGCTCCTG CTGAATTTTCTTATTACTGA
- the LOC107642429 gene encoding LRR receptor-like serine/threonine-protein kinase FEI 1 isoform X2, with the protein MNSIAMGICLMKRQWPWLLCVLLLHITMKKYEAISPDGEVLNNFRLSVASSDGVLLQWRPEDPDPCKWNGVKCDPKTKRVTHLILSRHKLSGSISPDLGKLEHLRVLALHSNNFYGTIPSELGNCTELQGIFLQGNYLSGVIPSEIGNLSQLQNLDISSNSLSGNIPASLGSNVSTNFLVGPIPADGVLANFTGSSFVGNRGLCGVQLNSTCKADGSPGTNIQSNSSDQNQNGKKKYSGRLLISASATVGALLLVALMCFWGCFLYKKFGKTDKISLAMDVSGGASIVMFHGDLPYSSKDIIKKLETLNEEHIIGIGGFGTVYKLAMDDGNVFALKRIVKLNEGFDRFFERELEILGSIKHRHLVNLRGYCNSPTSKLLIYDYLPGGSLDEALHERSEQLDWDSRLNIIMGAAKGLAYLHHDCSPRIIHRDIKSSNILLDGNLDARVSDFGLAKLLEDEESHITTIVAGTFGYLAPEYMQSGRATEKTDVYSFGVLTLEVLSGKRPTDASFIEKGLNIVGWLNFLITENRRREIVDPHCEGIQVESLDALLSVAIQCISSSPEDRPTMHRVVQLLESEVLTPCPSDFYDSE; encoded by the exons ATGAACAGCATTGCTATGGGCATTTGTCTGATGAAACGGCAATGGCCATGGCTTCTTTGTGTTCTGCTGCTACACATTACGATGAAAAAATACGAAGCAATCAGTCCTGATG GTGAGGTTCTTAACAACTTCAGGCTATCAGTTGCTAGCTCAGATGGCGTCCTGTTACAATGGAGACCCGAGGATCCTGATCCATGTAAATGGAATGGAGTGAAGTGCGATCCCAAGACCAAAAGAGTTACACATCT GATTCTATCTCGCCATAAGTTGAGTGGGTCTATATCTCCTGACCTTGGGAAGCTAGAGCATTTAAGGGTTCT CGCTCTTCACAGCAACAACTTCTATGGGACAATTCCATCAGAATTGGGAAACTGCACTGAATTGCAGGGAAT CTTTTTACAGGGTAATTACCTTAGTGGAGTGATTCCAAGTGAAATAGGAAATCTCTCACAGCTCCAAAATTT GGACATATCAAGCAACTCGCTTAGTGGGAATATCCCAGCATCGCTTGGGAG TAATGTATCTACCAATTTTCTGGTTGGGCCAATACCTGCTGACGGTGTCCTTGCCAATTTTACTGGAAGCTC CTTTGTTGGAAATCGTGGTTTGTGTGGGGTTCAACTCAATTCAACATGTAAAGCTGATGGTTCGCCTGGGACAAATATTCAATCTAATTCTTCAG ACCAAAATCAAAATGGAAAGAAGAAATATTCTGGCAGGCTGCTCATCAGTGCATCAGCAACTGTGGGTGCACTACTTTTGGTGGCACTTATGTGCTTCTGGGGTTGTTTTCTTTATAAGAAATTTGGTAAAACTGACAAAATAAGTCTTGCAATGGATGTTAGTGGAG GTGCATCAATTGTCATGTTCCATGGTGACCTACCGTATTCTTCGAAAGACATTATTAAGAAACTTGAAACTTTAAATGAGGAACACATAATAGGGATAGGGGGGTTTGGAACTGTTTACAAGCTTGCAATGGATGATGGGAATGTATTTGCCTTGAAAAGAATAGTAAAGTTGAATGAGGGCTTTGACCGGTTTTTTGAGAGGGAGCTTGAAATTCTTGGTAGCATCAAACACCGTCATCTAGTGAACTTACGTGGATATTGCAATTCACCTACATCAAAGTTGTTAATATATGACTACCTACCTGGTGGTAGTCTTGACGAAGCTCTTCATG AAAGATCCGAGCAACTAGACTGGGATTCACGCTTGAATATAATTATGGGAGCTGCAAAAGGGCTTGCCTACTTGCATCATGATTGTTCACCTAGGATCATACATCGAGACATAAAATCAAGTAACATTTTGCTTGATGGAAATTTGGATGCCCGAGTCTCTGATTTTGGACTAGCCAAACTTTTGGAGGATGAAGAATCCCACATCACCACGATTGTTGCTGGAACGTTTGGTTATCTAGCTCCTG AGTATATGCAAAGTGGTAGAGCAACTGAGAAGACTGATGTCTATAGTTTTGGTGTGTTGACACTTGAAGTGCTAAGTGGAAAGCGGCCGACAGACGCTTCATTCATTGAAAAGGGTCTCAATATTGTTGGCtgg CTGAATTTTCTTATTACTGAAAATAGGCGGAGGGAAATAGTCGATCCGCATTGCGAAGGGATACAGGTTGAGAGCCTTGACGCCTTGCTCTCTGTGGCTATTCAATGCATTTCATCCAGTCCAGAGGATCGACCAACGATGCACCGAGTTGTACAGTTGCTTGAATCGGAGGTCTTGACTCCATGCCCAAGTGATTTCTATGACTCCGAGTAG